The following are encoded in a window of Xyrauchen texanus isolate HMW12.3.18 chromosome 42, RBS_HiC_50CHRs, whole genome shotgun sequence genomic DNA:
- the LOC127635072 gene encoding E3 SUMO-protein ligase ZBED1-like, with protein sequence MTSLTLPTMPLDERLTGVNIATWLEEVVTKFNISVDNIKAVVHDNGSNVVAALKLLAEKHKWVSVRCTGHTLQLIVNNSLKETSIGKALGAARSLVEHFRRSELANTKLKEKQQQMNTPEHKLIQDVTTRWNSTYFMVERLLEQRWPVTATLSDPEVTPRGKHYFDLKPDQWSLLEELTQGLQPFQCATEFLSGQEYTTLSCLPQLAKGLQRSVQQSLIFETTPGKVFLAKASKELSERWGDISTFSKEKDNTILLSAALDPRFRKLKFMPAEQRIEVKSTVEVLAIKAGKEFWKSTEEGELQCHGVTVPRRDEESVLENLLQSDTDSLSEEESSHEEQKIQMVRKEVQMYFSESQIAKQEDPLGWWKENEGRYPNLSKLARSFLCIPAISTPSERIFSAAGNICSQKRASLSREHVDMLTFLHFNSALI encoded by the coding sequence ATGACAAGTCTCACTCTTCCAACCATGCCTCTTGATGAACGACTTACTGGTGTCAACATAGCCACATGGCTTGAAGAGGTTGTCACAAAATTCAACATTTCCGTAGACAACATTAAAGCAGTTGTTCATGACAATGGATCAAATGTTGTGGCTGCACTGAAATTGCTGGCAGAGAAACATAAGTGGGTCTCCGTCCGCTGTACTGGACACACACTTCAGCTTATTGTGAACAATTCCCTTAAAGAGACCAGCATCGGCAAAGCTTTGGGAGCTGCAAGATCCTTGGTTGAACATTTTAGGAGAAGTGAACTGGCCAATACTAAGCTGAAAGAAAAGCAGCAACAGATGAACACACCAGAGCATAAGCTGATACAAGATGTCACAACCCGGTGGAATAGCACCTACTTTATGGTGGAGCGACTGCTGGAGCAGCGCTGGCCCGTTACTGCCACGCTTTCGGATCCTGAAGTGACACCAAGGGGCAAACATTACTTTGATTTGAAGCCTGATCAGTGGTCATTGCTTGAGGAGCTGACCCAGGGCCTACAGCCTTTTCAATGTGCCACTGAATTTCTTAGTGGCCAAGAGTACACAACATTGTCATGCCTTCCTCAGCTTGCAAAAGGCCTACAGAGGTCTGTGCAACAATCCCTGATCTTTGAAACTACTCCTGGAAAAGTGTTTTTAGCCAAAGCTTCTAAAGAGTTATCAGAGAGGTGGGGGGATATCAGCACTTTCTCCAAGGAGAAAGATAACACCATTCTTCTGTCAGCAGCCCTAGATCCAAGATTTAGAAAACTCAAGTTTATGCCTGCTGAACAAAGGATAGAGGTTAAAAGCACTGTTGAAGTCCTTGCTATTAAAGCAGGAAAAGAGTTCTGGAAATCTACAGAAGAAGGGGAGCTTCAGTGTCACGGTGTCACTGTTCCTAGGAGAGATGAAGAGTCAGTGCTAGAAAACCTCCTCCAGTCTGACACCGACAGCCTCAGTGAAGAGGAGTCGTCGCATGAGGAACAAAAAATTCAGATGGTGAGAAAGGAAGTACAAATGTACTTCTCAGAATCGCAAATAGCCAAACAAGAAGATCCTTTAGGTTGGTGGAAGGAAAATGAGGGACGTTACCCTAACCTATCAAAGCTGGCAAGATCTTTTCTTTGCATTCCTGCCATATCCACTCCCTCAGAACGGATCTTCTCTGCTGCAGGAAACATTTGCTCACAAAAAAGAGCAAGTTTGTCACGTGAGCATGTTGATATGCTGACCTTTCTTCATTTTAATTCAGCACTTATTTGA